The DNA region ACCGGCGCCCGCGGCGTGGTCGGCGAGGTAGGCGGTGGTGGCACCGGCGGCGATGGTGTTGAGGAGCGCCGTACCGACCGCGCCGCCGACCTGCTGCGAGGTGTTCACCATCGCGGAGGCCACCCCGGCGTCACGCGGCTCGATGCCGTGGGTCGCCAGCGACATGGCCGGCATGAAGGCCGTACCCATACCCAGGCCGAGCAGCAGCTGCGCCGGCAGGATGACACCCGTGTACGAGGTGTCGACGTCGAGCTGGGTCAGGAGCAGCATGCCGACGGCGGCGATCAGGAAGCCGGGGCCCATCAGCAGCCTCGGCGGGACCCGGGTCATCAGCCGGGCACCGATCTGGGTGGACCCCGTGATCATGCCCGCGATCATCGGCAGGAACGCGAAGCCGGTCCTGACCGGGGAGTACCCCTGAACGACCTGGAGGTAGTACGTCAGGAAGAGGAAGAGCCCGAACATCGCGATGACGGCGAGGCCCAGCGAGAGGTAGACCCCTCCGCGGTTGCGGTCGGTCAGGACGCGCAGGGGCAGCAGCGGCGACCTGACCCTCGACTCGGTCAGGACGAAGGCCGGCAGCAGCAGACCGGCGGCGACGAACATGCCGATGGTCAGCGGGTCCGACCAGCCGGCGGACTCGGCGCGGGTGAAGCCGTACACCAGCGAGACGAGGCCGAGCGTGGACAGAAGGACGCCGGGGACGTCGAGCGGCGAGCGGTTGCGGCCGCCAGCCGGCTCACGGATGACGAAGTAGGCACCGGCGGCCGCGAGCACCGCGAACGGGATGTTGACGAAGAACGTCCACCGCCAGTTCAGGTACTCGGTCAGGAAGCCCCCCAGGATCAGGCCGACCGCGCCGCCGCCACCGGCGATGGCACCGTAGATGCCGAACGCCTTGGCGCGCTCCCTGGCATCGGTGAACATTACCGCGAGCAGGGACAGCGCGGCGGGTGCGAGCAGTGCGCCGAAGACACCCTGGAGAGCGCGCGAACCGAACATCATGGCCTGGCCCTGGGCGGCGCCCCCGAGCGCGGAGGCCGCGGCGAAGCCGAGCAGGCCGACCACGAACGTGCGCTTGCGCCCCCAGAGGTCCGCGATGCGCCCCCCGAAGAGCAGGAGCCCGCCGAAGGCGAGCGCGTACGCGGTGATCACCCACTGCTTGTTGCCCTCGGATATGCCCAGGTCGGTCTGGGCGGAGGGCAGGGCGATGTTCACGATGGTCGCATCCAGCACGACCATCAGCTGGGCGAGGGCGATGAAGGCCAGGGCTTTCCAGCGACTGGGGTCGGGAAGCCGGGTGTCGGCGGTTTT from Streptomyces sp. NBC_01754 includes:
- a CDS encoding MFS transporter, which translates into the protein MSKTADTRLPDPSRWKALAFIALAQLMVVLDATIVNIALPSAQTDLGISEGNKQWVITAYALAFGGLLLFGGRIADLWGRKRTFVVGLLGFAAASALGGAAQGQAMMFGSRALQGVFGALLAPAALSLLAVMFTDARERAKAFGIYGAIAGGGGAVGLILGGFLTEYLNWRWTFFVNIPFAVLAAAGAYFVIREPAGGRNRSPLDVPGVLLSTLGLVSLVYGFTRAESAGWSDPLTIGMFVAAGLLLPAFVLTESRVRSPLLPLRVLTDRNRGGVYLSLGLAVIAMFGLFLFLTYYLQVVQGYSPVRTGFAFLPMIAGMITGSTQIGARLMTRVPPRLLMGPGFLIAAVGMLLLTQLDVDTSYTGVILPAQLLLGLGMGTAFMPAMSLATHGIEPRDAGVASAMVNTSQQVGGAVGTALLNTIAAGATTAYLADHAAGAGDPRLVQLQAMVSGFAAAIWWAVGILVAASVIAVTFINTGRPGTGPTGPAGGPGGRVDGAEDEFRIPVVAH